The region cttttttttaatttttaatgaaagtAATGACATGATTTTATCCACTTCATTATGCCATGGCCGAGTGCTCAGCAATGTACAGCCTTTTGCTCCTCTGTTTTTTAGGACTTTCTAACAAGAGGTATTTTATTAGTTTGTGTCATGCTAGCATTGGACGCATATGCCGTAATTCCCACGACTTGGCCCCAATTGTTGAGTTACAAAAGCAGCAGTACGCTTATGTGGATTCAGTTGGCACATTGCGTAGCCCCTCTTTAAATTCATCGAAATTTAACAAGAAATTGtggaaattttatttataaaacacttttggcatttttttgtatgcaaatgtGCAAACATGTGCAATACCATAGTGTGACTGAAACTTATCAACGAATAATTACCTTACATCTATACACAAAATTggataatatataaatatttttatataatatataaaaatggaTATAATATATGTTTTGTAGTACATTTTTTGAAGCCAAAATAAgctaaatgaaatttgaaataagaTAGATTTCAAGCTATAagcatttcaattatttttcaagctattttgttttaaaataagccaaatCTAGCTTAAAATAAGCTGAAATGGCAGCGCGGCGCTGCTTCAGTCGGCTGAGGCTTCGTTCATTCCGAGCCTCCATCtttcttctctctcgctctggcacATGTAAATCTACCCGCTTGGTAAATCTGCTGCTCCTATCTGTTTCGCtgcgctctcgctctctctgcccgtttatgtatatattcgtTTGAATGTGTAGGTTTCCGATGGCGTTGCTGTCTGGGCTGTAGAAATTAGGGATGACAACTGCGCTAGTGACGGACTGTTTTGTACATATAAGTACATATACCGATTGTCAGAGTTCGTGCTTCTGAAACGCAAGAGCAGAAGAAATCTTCGAGCTCAACGTAGATTTCCAGATCAAGATAATATTCGACGCGCAAGAATAAAGCCATCAAAGGATGATAAAGTCGACGCACATGTTTAtgataaataatatatacatatatttctagCTGACCCGTGAAACCATTTGCTGAACTTTTTCTGTTGCTCGGAACAATGTCATTTAAAAGAATGAATTGTGCAAATGATCTCCAGGAACAAGTTTGAATCTGGATCCATGCCGATGAGTTCAATGCCACCGGAAGTTGTCTCAATAGTAAGGTGATTAACGCCCAATGGTCatatcactaaccatacagtatttTGCCAGTTCATAGAACGAACATGTCGCACATCGAAAGCCAGCAGGATAGCAACgatttgcatgtgttagtataACCACCCAATATGTTTTCGCAAAAATATGTGttgcttttttcttttaaattaaaCACGCATCCCATTTTTCTTTCCACATTCCTATCGGAAAGAGGTGCAAATACTATTACAAGTATGAAATTAgcaaggtgtgtgagctagacGTGGTGGCAAGAAAGAcatacaaattgaatgttTCCAACCAGATAGAACCTAGGACATTGTTCCGCTGAAAAAGGATATTCTGCGATGAAAAATACCTTGACGAAGAGAGGATATCCCACctagaaaaagagagaaagtaaaaaaagagaaaatccTAAGAAAGGCCTtgcgatactatcgactggagGCAAgtgcgcgccaaatagaaattgtttgaaattgAATAAGGTAAAAAATATGAATGCTAATTCAATAGATTAATAAAATTGATCAAATATACCTTTATATAATtcaaattaacatttaaaaattcgattccatttgttttttgtgtgtttgtgtatatACCTTATCTGCCTTCAGTTATTAAAAGTAGTAAGTACTAAGTAATTGAGTGAAATTACAGACTCATATACAAGTTCGAGTATTTCGAGtaccaaaaatatttataggtCCTTTTGTTGCTGAATAACATAATTTGGCCATCGGCATTGCGTAGTAATGCAACATATCATTGTTGATAAGTTCTGATTTCAGGGCTGAAAAAATCCTTCGGTGCTGCAAAATGCGAGAAAACCAGTGCTTCGAATTGGTACGGTTTAAGCCGCTTTGCATATACGTTACATTCTGCTTTGCTTactctttgcttttgttttgtttttcttttgtgcgaATTCAAAGGACGCCCATTGTGGGGCCGCTCACAAAAAGTGCACATTGTCACAGCACCAATATACACAAAGGCAACAGAAAAAACTTCGCTTTCATTCATTAAAGCTGGTATTGTGGTTGTTGTGGCGcggctgccaccgccaccgccgccagcgTGCTGTACCGATCGAAGCCGATTTTGCGCTCAGTTGAAAACACGTTACGCGCCTGTGTAGAGCGTTTTTGCGCTTCAAAACATTCCCAAGCACCAAAGAGCCGATCCCCCCAGACGAGCTAACAGATTCGAAAGTTTTACACCGCGTGCATttgcaaacaacaacaacaatagcagcaacagtagcaacagcaacaataacaatttgtATGTTTCGTTTGTGTTcaagttttaattttttatgcaaatgcattcGGCAGTCGACAAACGacaaaataaacttttttgGCTGgtcaacaatttctattttAATTGGCAGCGCCCGGCAATATACCATATAAGAAATGAAAGCTGAATCAAAAAATTAAGACTCTTCGAGTGGCATTTATTATGCATAATTAAGCCAATCAATAttgtagatacatatatctcttTGCCATTTGCGATAATCTCAACGCACGCAGAATCGCAGAGTCTGTGTTCTCTTCGATACATAACATAAGTGACCCAAATTGTTAAAGACATAATTGTTCGACTTACGAAAACGAACCATTTTTTGAGCATTTTGCGTGTTGTGTGGAGTCTTGTGTTACTCGTATTTTTTGCGCGTCTCTTTCGCACTCTGTACGCAAATTGGCGTTCGCcgttaattgaaaattttctTTGTCAAGGTTGCTAACGACCGATTCCATTCGCCCgatgtggatatggatgtggatgtggagacttcgacttcgacatCGACTCCGACATCGACTCCGGGGCCTTAGTGCACGTTCGTTTGTCGCGTCGCGCCGCttcgtgtttgtgtgtcaATTAGTGTGTTATTCAACCGCGCAAATAGATCATTAAAACAATGCACACTCCgaaaggcagagcagagcagagcacagctgAGCTGAGCTCTCTTTCGGCGTACGTAATTGTAATGATGTGCAAATATTGAACTGGAGCTAGAAGCTCTGTTATTAGCACATTGATTGGCCATACAAAACTGGCTTCCTATGCGCAGGCAAGTCAAACAAGTCGAAAGGCTTACCAGTTTTCTTTGGCTGGCTTTATTTTCAAGTGCGGCGCAGATACGTTCCGTTTATAGGCCACTCCTCAGCGCAGCGCCAGTGTACAAGTCAAACGGCTTTTCCGCCTCCCTCCGGCGCTTATCACGGCCAGCTCGGGCTCGAGAATCGGGCGGCGGCAGCTTTTTGTGCGGAAGCCCTCGCATTAGGGCCAAACGAATCGTGTAAATATTAAATGCTCTTTGCTCTTCATATCGGCGaaataatcaaacaaaacacaacacagcacaacagcaacagaacaCAATCGAACACAAACTCATAAAGTTTAGGTgcctggctggatggctggcaaaAGTTATCAAATTCAAGTAGATACGGCGGAAGCCCCGCCTGTGCCAATCTGTGGGGGAATGCTTATAGTTTATGCGGGCAGTAAGTGATAGATGGGAGATTCCACAAATATTATGGGTTTTCATGGGATCATTAAATCATTTAATACCATTACGATACCGAAATATGGGTACTCCACTCATAGTTCAAGTTACGTCAACCAATTTTGTGATTGATCTATAAATACACAATAATTGCAGTATTTATAAACACTCTAGGTGTTATTGAGTAACTATTCttctataaataatacaaGTATGAGCATTTGGCAAAGCAAATAAAGACTACAGTTCGTATggatgtatgcatgtgtgtatattgTGACTCAACAAGTTGTTCCAATTTACTCAACTGATTTGCAGTGCCAACAATGAGAGCCAGAATGCATATTAATGATCAGCTGGTGATCAGATGATTGCGGCACGTGTAAACCTctgtattatttatatatttaccTGTTTACCTGTCTGCGCGCCACATTTGACCCTAGTTCCGTAAGTAAATATTTGTGCAGGCCATTAATGTCAGTTCTTTTGATTTGAGACAACTTCAGCTTCTGGTGCCGGAAGTGGAGGTGTCCATTAATTTggacatttttgtgtgtttgcccAAAACGCTCGAAAGTTAAATGATGCATAATTTGCGAATAATTAAGTGACACAAAtgtataaaagaaaattactCACGTCTTAGAGGTTTCTTGGGGAGCGCACCTTTCACGCAGGGCGCCTGTAGGGGATTTTCTGTTTAGTTATTAAGCGCCAAgagagagcaacaacaacatttcccatttgctgttcagttcagttcaggtattttcgtatttattttgcCAGCTATGCGCACGATaaccgacgacgacgacgacgacgacgacgacgacgacgatggcgatggctacgacgacgacggcgttGGCAACGCTGACTTCAGGCGGTTGGAAGTTGGAAGTTGGTTCAGGTTCAGTTTCAGTTACGTTTTGGCGTTTTACGGTAACGCAGCGCGGACGACAAATACAGTTAGCCTCCAATTATACATAGGTGCGTCTAAGAGTATAtctttgtgtatgtgtgtgtgtgtcaaaaAATAGAAGATGGAGAGGGAGGGAAGAACAATAATTTTTGAAAGACTTGCAAACGTGTAAATATTGCCTGAGCGCCTTACGattgctcatacgccgcgtTGGCCGCCCAGAAAAAGCCGCTTACGGTTACTGTTCGTGACTCTGACATTTGTTGCCGTTAAACTGCTCGTCTGTAGCGAATTGTCGCGTCTGTCTCCCAAACACGTTCTATATACGATAGTACCCGATCGAACCAACCATACCCATGGCAGGAAAAATTCCAATGGGCTAatccccgcccccgcccccccacgGACCGGTAACTTTCACAGCTCAGGGCTGGAACCAAGCTGCGGTGGTTGGTGGCATTATGCAGACATGCACATACATAACTATAACTATAAATCCCATAAATTGCAAAACGCCAAGacgaataaaaaatatttacaactAATTATGCGCCCAGCCAACAAAACACTCTCCCCAACACCACCATCGTCGTCGTACCTTGAACCCAACTCTGGCTTGAGCTTTTCTTTATGCAAAGAGGTTTCACTTTCTTTTTACGCCTGCGAGGGCCGTTAATCACATGATTGGGTAATAATACTCATTGCTGACCGCCCTCCGCGTACTCGCCCCGTGCTACAATATTCTTGCCTTATCGCCCTGGATTATGCTGGCCGCTTATCAGTGTTCTTTTTGGCAATGGCAGAACACCAGCTAGTGATAAGATTACCTCCACGGGCAACACCCCACCACCCTGTTAATGTTTGTCTGTAGTACCTACACGTATCCAGCCAACTCTTGGGTAAGCGGAATTCCCATCCCGGCCGAGATCTGAGCAGATTGCAATTGTTGTGCACTGttcacacagagacacagagagacagagggacagagggacagagatgACCGAGTTTGTTGGCAACCACAAGACCCACACCTTCAGCTTCAGTCGAACCAAAGCGAACGGAAAAGGGTTCGggaatgcgaatgggaatgggaagggGGCCAAGAAACTAATTTGATCTCCGGCTGATAGACGCACCAAGCTCACGCAACAGAAAGCTGGAAGGGCCACGGGCAGCGGGCAACGGTCCACGGGCGACGGGGAGTGGGAGAgcagaaaaatcaaatttctaAACCAAAGTTTGGTTCATTTCGAGCTGGGCTTTTATGGTTTTGAATGTTTTATCTGAGCGTTTGGCACAAACAATCAATTCACACCCTGAATTCGAAGAATTTTTGGAGAAATTTGGTTGTCTTTTGAGGCCTGCTACTCGGTCTACTCGCATGGGAATGTTGCCATCTCATCACAAGATTGTGAGAAGATCTGAGAAACACACTGAAATGCCTCGGTTCTATctgaaaatatattattatatcgACTAATAAAATGTTGGTAGAGCTTTATTCTGCCTTGATAACCATATTCATAAATTCAAAGCTTATTCTCGATAGAGTCTCACTCTCGTTCACCTTATGCAAATTGGAAACGAAAATAACTCACATTGCACTTCATGGTGCCGTACACAACAGCGATTTCAAGGCCAATCTACTGGGTGAGAAACGAAACCAATCGCCGAGTGAGTGGGGAACGTACATATTCAAATAGCAAACAGAGAAAAGATAACACACATTTTCAGCTGCGAAGCCGAAGACGTGGGAGGGATCTTTACGAACAGTTGGCTCTCAGAGGTGCACAATTAACACTCCCCGGCTTTTGcatcataaaaataaacattcgCAAACTGCTCGTAAGCCTCGCGGCAGAGTTGAAACACACTCGGGAATACGTACGTACGTAGGAACGTAGTCGAGTCTGTGCTATAAactgttttcgttttcattttgcgGCTATCAGTTCCAGACATTCTTTAATTGCTCCAACTGGGAAAGGAAATCATTTTAAGTAAACAAACAGACCCAGAGACCTGTAAGCCTCTTGACGCACGTTCGCAGCCCAGTTTTGTAGCCAGCAGTTTGAATAATTAAGTTACTATGTCAATTATAAAACCAAAGCTAGCCAAAGATATGGCAGAGAATGAGTAATGATTGAATTAACTATGGAGTAGCTAGggacatttttattaaaagtttataTCGGTCAGCGGGCACCCTTTCTACCAAGGGATGCACTGCCAAGAGTCGTCATCCACCACAATGGAGATCGATATTGTAAACCCACTTGTGTTTATATATCGTTTCACTTGACATCTGCTATGTTGTGTATGTTTAAAGCGATTCCGAATACCCATCCCAGACACTATAAAGCAATCAACTATAAAGCAACGACTGAGTAATCAGAAAATGAGACACAAATCAAACAGCAGCGGAGAGCTGACCTTTCGTCGGGCAATTGAACGCCTTTAGAATTTATGAGTGGCTGCCTCGTACaaggtacgagtatatagGTCTATAAATTGtagcatttaattaaattacccAAGTGGCATGGTGGAAAAGGTGGGGAAATGGCACTACCTATGCACACATTTTATCTGTTTACAGTTAATAGACATGGGGCTAGCAATGTGGATAGTGGATCCCGTACGTGTGCTGGTCAACTGATAGGCTTGGGTCAGCCATCGAGTCACATGCTTGATCGTTGATCGATCCGCGGCGTTGATTCTCGGCCCCCGAAACCGGGGACCGCCTCTGCCGCCAGGCCATTACACTTGGACAAACCCAAGCCCCAATCGATCTAATTGATATTTAAGCATGCTTACCTCTGCCAACAATCAACAAGCAACAATCAACTGACATTTGTTTTCGGCCTGGCTGTAGACAGCGGCTGACCCTGCCATTGGCACTGGCTGGAGTTGCgtaattgcgcatacgccatgtgaaACGACGAGTGCAAGGTGTTTGCTTGCGAAAGTGACTGGGCCACAGTCTCAATATAGAACGAACACTACCTATAGTGTGTACTATAGGTACTCATTTCCCAATCTCGGCAAATGCTGAGAAACAAAACATTTCAAGGTCTTGAAAAGTACTCTATAAAAATTACAAAGGCAGCATGACTCAAGTCATATTCGATTAGAATAGTAGTAAACTTTATCTGGGGCAGCTTGCGGCGGTTAGGGCCTTAGTCCGCTATAAGTCCAGCTGCAGCGGGTTTCTcttaatcaaataaaattgcTGCAATTAAATTATATGTTTATTATACGCGATTTTCACCCTAAGAGCATGATGAGCCCGAATTTGCATGTTTAAATTTTGACTGATTTAATTTTTGGCCTTTGAAATGTTatattaatttgtttgctgtttttgtcgttgttttgttttgtttgcagcTCAGCGACTGCAAAGAAACCCAAAGACCCGTTAgagcagcgacagagcgacGATCGACGGAAACGGAAAGTAAAAGCCATCTCACCCAGATACAGACACTCTAACACAAGCACAGACATGGCGGAGACGATCAACAACAAGCCGAGCATACAGATTCGGAGTGGACTGCCCTCCCCGCTGCCGGACAAGAGCCCCTCGCCGGCCACCAAGCTGCTGATCAGCCATGGCAAGCCCAACTTCACCATCGGCAACAAATCGCCCAAGGCCGAGGAGAATGGCACCAGTCCATTGTCGCCCCAGCAGACcgccagcaacaactacaatcCCTACAAGAGTGCCAGCAACAAcgggagcaacagcaacagcaacggcaccGGCAACGGCACCGGGAGCGAGATCAACAAATTCATCGTCGGCACCAAATTCAATGGAGTCTTCAAGCCATCGACAGCGGCCACCAGCtgggccaccgccaccaccaacGGGAATGGCTCGTTGAATGGGAATGGAGCtgctgccggcggagagaatGAGGCGTCCAAGGTCGTGCTACGTCGTCCAAAGGCGGCAACATCTCCGCCGCCCGCCGAGGCCGAGGATGATAATGTGCCGGAGTTCATCAGACGTCAGCGACGCATCCAAGAGCGTCTGGCCAAGGAGAATGTGCTGGACTTCGAGAACCGTCGCAGTGGCTACTTCACTCACGTCGTGATCTCGCCAGACTCGCCCAATCGCACCTCGTTTGTGGAGACCATGGCCAGTCCGGCCATAGTTCCGTCCCTTGAAATGCCTGCACCAGTGCACGAGAAGGtcggcgaggaggaggaggaagagcagaagcagcatcaggagcaggagcagcgggagCGCGCCACACTTGTGACTACATCAGCCCTGATTAGCGAACCAGAGACGGTTGCGGCTGTCACCAATGGTCACAGCGAGGAACCCGAAACCACTACCAATGGGCATACGGATCAGGAGTATGT is a window of Drosophila pseudoobscura strain MV-25-SWS-2005 chromosome 3, UCI_Dpse_MV25, whole genome shotgun sequence DNA encoding:
- the hebe gene encoding actin cytoskeleton-regulatory complex protein PAN1 — protein: MAETINNKPSIQIRSGLPSPLPDKSPSPATKLLISHGKPNFTIGNKSPKAEENGTSPLSPQQTASNNYNPYKSASNNGSNSNSNGTGNGTGSEINKFIVGTKFNGVFKPSTAATSWATATTNGNGSLNGNGAAAGGENEASKVVLRRPKAATSPPPAEAEDDNVPEFIRRQRRIQERLAKENVLDFENRRSGYFTHVVISPDSPNRTSFVETMASPAIVPSLEMPAPVHEKVGEEEEEEQKQHQEQEQRERATLVTTSALISEPETVAAVTNGHSEEPETTTNGHTDQEYVAPEEVAKAIEEVNKAVAGEDDDKPEAETPEPEAESVSAPAPVPVPVERKIESEDESKPKTEEIIPATAARTPSPVEAQVEVVQHVQNGETAAATAAPATNGQDTDGITISHTNGQSSDGPSIPSPDPSGALGVNYEPKTVVSFSQELGGGENNYPDTVKVVTSESSDGELKDLAKLKFDIKNDGQADDVQVTPVLRAE